The sequence below is a genomic window from Dyadobacter sp. CECT 9275.
ATATGCGTGAACGGGATAAGAGAACCATAATGCAGAACGACTACCATAAAAAGATAGCAATGAAGCAGTTTCAATCCATCAACAAAAAAGCGTACCCGATTATTAAATGCAAGGCTGAAACGGCTTTGGATAAAGCATCGGAATATAAAAGCCAATCTGCGGTTGAACCGGATGTAGTTTTCTTCGACCTGCCCGGAACAGCCAATACCAAAGGCGTACTGACTACCTTGAAAAAAATGGACTTTATCTTTTCGCCCATTACTGCCGATCGTTTGGTAGTGGAAAGTACATTGGGCTTTACCAAAGCCTTTCTCGGACTTCCACAAACGGACGAGGGAAATCCCGAACAAGAGATGTGGTTGTTCTGGAACCAAGTGGACGGCAGGGAAAAAACAGGTTTGTA
It includes:
- a CDS encoding ParA family protein; the protein is METTKKTLKISFSTQKGGVGKSTMTTLLASVLHYRLGFNVLVMDCDFPQHSLTNMRERDKRTIMQNDYHKKIAMKQFQSINKKAYPIIKCKAETALDKASEYKSQSAVEPDVVFFDLPGTANTKGVLTTLKKMDFIFSPITADRLVVESTLGFTKAFLGLPQTDEGNPEQEMWLFWNQVDGREKTGLYDAYQSVIKELNLPIMETRIMDSKRFRKETDDTASYVFRSSLLPAEPQLMKATKMDLFVEEFLKITHL